The sequence AAGTTTCAATGAATAAGAAAGAGCCAGTTGCTTATTTGGTTGAGTCTCTTAATATATGGCATGAAAGATTAGGCCATGTAAACTACAAGTCTATACAAagattaatgaatttaaatctaattcctaaatgcaaaacaagtaaacaaaaatgtgaAGTATGCGTACAGGCTAAGCTCACAAAAACGCCATCACCTCGTGTTGAAAGAACTAATAAACCTCTAGATTTAATTCACACTGATTTATGTGATTTAAAATACTTACAAACTAGAGGTGGTAAAAAGTACTTTGTGACCTTCATAGATGACTGcacaaaatattgttatgtttatttattacatagcaaagatgaaaccttagaaaaatttaaagaatttaAACTCGAGGTTGAAAATCAGCTTAAAACAACTATTAAAGTAGTTAGAAGCGACAGAGGAGGCGAGTATGATGGTCCGTTCAATGAATTCTGTAAAGAACATGGAATAATCCATCAAACTACAGCTCCTTACTCACCAGAATCTAATGGAGTTGCTGAACGAAAAAATCGAACTCTAAAAGAGATGATGAATGCTATGTTGCAGGAATCTGGGTTACCCCAGAACATGTGGGGGGAAGCGTTGCTTACCACTAATTATATCCTCAACAAAATTCCACACAAAATAACTGGCAAAACTCCATATGAATTATGGAAAGGTAATTTACCTTTGTATAAATACCTCAAAGTGTGGGGGTGCCTGGCAAAAGTTGCGGTACCGCCACCAAAGAAGGTCACTATTGGACCTAAAACAGTGGATTGCATCTTCATCGGATATGCACATAACAGTAATGCTTATCGATTTCTGGTACATAAATCTGAAATATCAGATATTCATGAAAATACAGTCATGGAATCAAGAAATGCATCTttctttgaaaatatttttctatataggaaaaaacaaggttcaaaacgaactcgagaagaaagagacaatgacaAGAACTCAGAAACTGAGACAAGCGTCGGGATTTCTATAAATGATAtttcagaaaatgaagaaaaagatgaaccTCGAAGAAGCAAAAGAGCTCGAAAGGAAAAATCTTTTGGAGAAGATTTCCTAATGGCATTTTTAGTAGAAAATGCTCCAAAAACTTTGGCAGAAGCCATGGCTTCACCAGAAGCTCCATTTTGGTACGAAGCTGTCAGGAGTGAATTAGATTCGATTATGCAAAATTATACGTATTACATAACGGATTTACCACCTGGCTGCAAAGCATTAGGGAATAAATGGATAATGACACGCAAACCTGGTGGAAAATACAAGTCTAGGCTTGTAGTTCAAGGATTCCGACAAAAAGAAGGCCTTGactattttgatacatattctCCAGTGACGAGAATAACATCAATAAGACTGATGATAGCAATCGCAGCCTTAAGAGACCTAGAAATccatcaaatggatgtaaaaacTGCTTTTCTAAATGGTGATTTAGAAGAGGAAATTTACATGAAACAACCTGAAGGTTTTGTCATTCCCGGACAAGAAGACAAAGTATGTCGACTTGTAAAGTCACTTTATGGGCTTAAACAAGCTCCTAAACAGTGGCacgaaaaatttgacaatacaatgatgtcaaatgcttttaaaataaatgaatgtgacaaatgcATATACTACAAAACTACCAAAAATGCGTATGTTTTGCTATGTCTATATGTAGATGATATGCTCATTATTGGAAGCAATAAAGACATTATCAATCAAACTAAGAACATGCTCAAAGGGACatttgagatgaaagacttgGGATTAGTAGATGTAATTCTCGGGGTTAAAGTCACAAGAAATTCAAACGGAATTATCTTAACCCAATCTCATTACGCTCAAACAATATTagagagatttaaaaattactctAATAGTACGGCAAAAACTCCATTAGATCCCCAAATGCACTTGACAAAGAATTCAGGTGAAGCGGTTTCACAAAACGAGTACGCACGTGTGATCGGAAGTCTCATGTACTTGACAAATTGTACTAGACCAGATCTAGCGCATGCAGTAAACGTACTTAGTCGATATACTAGTAATCCAGGTCATACACACTGGAAAGCTATAACGAGGGTACTCAATTACTTGCGCTACACCAAAGATTTTGGGCTTCACTATGGTAAAGAACCAGCAGTTTTAGAAGGATACAGTGATGCTAACTGGATATCAGAttctaaaaactcaaaatccacGAGTGGATATGTCTTTACACTAGGTGGAGCAGCAATATCATGGAAATCTACCAAACAAACAGTGTTAGCCAGATCAACCATGGAATCTGAGTTCATAGCCTTAGACAAAGCAGCAGAAGAAGCTGAATGGCTTAGAAATTTTTTGGAAGATATTCCTATGTGGGAGAAACCTGTGCCAGCTATACGCATACATTGTGATAGTCAATCAGCTATAGCTCGGGCTGAGAATAATCTCTACAATGGTAAATCTCGTCACATCAGAAGACGACATAAAACCATTAGACAACTTATCTCAACTGGTGTAATTACAATAGACTACATCAAATCGGCTGATAACCTAGCGGATCCATTTACTAAAGGGTTGTCACGAGATGTTGTTGCTAAATCATCAAAAGGAATGGGTTTAAAGCCTATAACGAATGAGGATGCTTGATTGCAACCCTACCTATCATGACTGGAGATCCCAAGACGTAGGTTCAaagggaaaacaaaatcaaacagaatCTAACCAAAGCACTTGAGATAAGTAGTCTCTTCCCAGCTCCTAAGATGATAAAAGTGCTAACAAATGTGTGAAGGATAAGCATAAGCTTTTAATGATTCCATAGCTTCTGAGCGGAGTATTACTCAATACTTTTCATGGTCAATCACCTAATGAGTGTGAAATGGGGCcgtttctaggagaatgaaTGCAAGGCTATATTCTCTAAGTTCACTCATGAAAACCAGGAATAGTTCAGGGCCACaatgaacacaatagagaacTAAGTTCTACGAGAAAATGAAGCTGCGTTATGCCTGTTGTCTCGGTTTACATAAAACACCGGTTGGTTCAAGACATCATGTTCACCTTCTGGTAAAGTAAACCCGACAGATATTAACTATGAGTGGTTCAAGGCTTAAAAATGCCACCAACTCAAACACAGTGAATTTTTCGCAAACACTCTCGATAAGTCTGTCTAGTCTAGTCAGGATTAGAATAAGTATAGTTTTTTAGAGTCTATCGAGTCTGCATTTAGTCTGCATATGTCTagagtcatttctattcatgtggggGATTGTTGGACCAATTTATTAAGCCCAATggctttaataaaaaattggaaatgatgaaaagaaatggGCCTGCAAGAGTTAACACAAGAAGCCTTTCATGACTTTAATGAAGGAGTTTTAATAATATCCCACATCGGTTACATGAGGAGAAAACGAGTAGTATATATAAGTGTATACACTTACACTAGATTAAACGGctcagaggaagagagagctccccacgcgtgcgccgccgccgccgtccggctcggctcggctcggcgtgGGCATGGGCGTGggcgtgggcttgggcttgggcttgggcttgggcttgggcttgggtggAGGGCCTTTGGCCCGATAAGAACTATTCTTTTTGGACTAAGTTAAGCTCAACACTTTGCCATTTAAAATCTCAAAAACAAcatgcattttattttaaaacgacAAGCAGTTtgtctataaaataaaaaacgtcATGCAGTTCATCCTCTCGAGATATTTaaacgagataagagagagagagagagagcgagtcTTGGAGAATAAGTTTGTAACTTAAACTTCCCGAGATCTTTGCCAAATCCCCACTAACGTGCGCACGTTATGCAACAGTTACGGGAAGTCGCTCCTCGTCCATCCTTTTAAATACAACTCGTCTCTCTTCTCATTTCTCTAACTTTTTCCATATCAaaatccaacagcaaaaatccCTCTGCGTAAGTTTATTTTGCGAGAGTATTTCGTAGAATTTATAGTTCGATAGGGCGATCACGATTGAGGCGTGATTCGTCTGCCATGGTTTTATCCTGGGACTCTATATTCGTACAGTTCCGTCTCACTAACGGAacgaatattttgagttaaggaaagagatcatatctcgACTCCATGTCTCTTTGTGAATACGATTTCTTATCGTTCTTGTATTCGTCTTTACATTCGTATATTTCCTTAACATCGTTTCTTATTTTATCGTTTATGTCAGTCCGGTTTTCCGGCTTTTACAAAAACAACTTTTGGCTCAGAATATGCAGAGGTTTTGACTTTTGTGTTTTTGAGTCAAGCATAGAAGTTCAGAATACTATATCTGTCAAACGTTCAGTTACTCTTCCATTCGctaaaaaagtttaataataaataaactctGTAATTGTCAATGCAAAATAACCCAAGAAGATATTCTTTTAGGGCTTTTAGTTTCACTCGTCTTTCTTGCTACGCAACCTAGCAAGCCTGTTGTCTAGCCGAGAAGCTCCCTCGCTTTCCTCTTCTTTGCTGAAACGTCGTGGCAATCTCCGCAGAGTGAAATAAACCCTAAAAATCAAGGTATCTTTGAGATTCAGTCAAACAGAAAAACAGACAAGGTTTGAGTTTCAGGAAAGGCACAAAGGAGATATTTGAAACTTATAAGATCTGATTAGTCCTTTTAACTTAAATAGGAAGCTGCAAATCTGGTACTCAAGAAAGGATATTTGAAGCTTAGAGACAGAGAACTACGTATTTCTCGAGTCAAAGTTGACGCAACACCatcaaagagaaagaacaaTCCTTCTGAAGCTTACTCTCCAGCTCAGAAAGGACAACAAAAGGACAGAAGAAGGAACCAAAACGGGTTTAGGAGGTTCTGTTTCAACCATAATGCGAACCTCTTTATTCGTTCTTAGCTTTGATACTTTTCGTTTATGTATCGTTTTATGTCAACATGATATACCTCAGTGTAAGGTTGGAACAACTTTGTTTAACTTGCAAGTTTTGAAGGAAAGTTACTGTcacaatttttaaatattattatacaaacaCACAGAAATTTGCAAGGGTTTATGTGGTCATACTTGACATGTTAAGTACATATTTATAATGACTTTCAACGTTCTTATGGAAGTTTATGAACAAGGTTTAATGGATTTACTGTTTCAACTTGGGTCTGAACAATAATAGCTCCAGAGAAAAACGGATTTTACATTTGGTTTGAAATTGTAATGGTAAATGAAAGTTACCATGGTTTGGAATGCCTGGCTCAACGAGTCTTTAGGCCATATGGTTCCTTCTCATTTGGATTTTTGTTTGGGTATCTTGTCAGAGGAATAAGCATCACAAGACACTTGTGCtttgctttctcttttttttttggttatatttgGCCACATAAATAAATGGACTGAGGTTTGATAGAATGgatatatgtatttttgaaCTTGTTACATGTTTATCTCTTCTCCACAGTTTCGGGTCTGGGACCAACAACAACACAAAGCCTTGAGAGAGAGgccaagcaaaaaaaaaacagataataAAATGTttccaatgttttttttaacagCGTAGCTAGTGCCTAGTAGTAGTGTCTAGGATGACAATAAGAAAGTAATGTGTCTTTGCAATATGTTCTGTTAATCAATAACTATGCTTACGTGAGAACTTTTCCATGCGTTTTTTTGTGGCAGATCTAATCCTGAAGCTTCTCTGCTTCTCCATCGTTACCTTCCTCTTTCTCCTGCAGCTTCTCTGCTTCTTCATTGTCACCTCTCTCATTCTCCTGCAGCTTCTCTGCTTCTTCATCGCCAGCTCTCTCATTCTCACGCGGCTTCTCTGCTTCATTATCGTCACCTTCCTCTTTCTGCTGCAGCTTCTCTGCTTCTTCATTTTTACCTCTCTCTTCTGCCTCTCCAACTCGCTGTCTCTTGGAGGATCGCGCAGCAGAAAGATGTGGTCCAAATCCATGTCCATCGGTCAAGAGTTTGAGCATTTGGTCTGTATTACTCTGAATCTGACCCAAAGTATTCAAATACTGTGTGTTACTCTTTATCTGACCCAAAGTACTCAAAAGCTGCTGCCAAAAGTCGTCTGTAAAAAGAAGCCAACACACATAACGTTTGAGATTCAAGAAAAAGgcacaaaaaaaagagaaacagagAGGAAAGCTGAGAGTATTTGTTTAATCACTGGGATAAGCTGGCTGCTGCTGGGAGGCTTGAAGGTTTTGGTTCTCTAGAGCATTAGCAGAAGAAGCAGCTTCTTGTGGTGATGCATCCGGGACATTTATAGCAGTCAACAATGCTAAAAGAAGCAAAGACAATGTGTCAACAAACAGTTTTTTGAGTGAGAAAATCAAAGAACAAGGACACGTTTAGTTACGGCGACAATAAGGGCATCCGCATTGGTGAAGTTACCTCTGGTGGTATTAGGAGATAGACGGTATTCTTTCTTAGTCCCACGCATTTTACGTCTCCTTGCGGAAGTTACCTCTGGTGGTGAAGAAGCTACGCAACAATCACAAgacaattaagaaaaaataagcTCTGTTTCTATTTGATGACTATAAaccagtcaaaaaaaaaaagattcttaaTCAAAAAACGAAACTTGTGCGACAAGAAAAGATAAGGGTTTCTATTTGCGTACGTTTCGCAACGCGCTTAGGGATTCTTGCATTGCGCTCACGCATCCTTGCATTGTGCTCACGGATCCTTGCATGGTATGCTATGAACAAATCTGGATTCGTCCTTTCAAGATGATCCCAAACTAGACAAACAAATAAAGAATCTCGAATCATTGATGAAGGTTACCCATTAATGCTTTGGTGACATGGAGTTTACCTCGGTTGGTATCTTGAATTGGGATTTGGTGGACTTCCTCTACATATCTCTCAGTTTCATCCTTGGTCAGGTTGTTTTCAATGCATTCCTCTACTATCGCACGATACTGAAACAGAGCAAATAAAGAAGAAAGAGTTTGCTTTAATCAATCTTCGTAACGGATTCATGAACCTTGAAAGAGATTCACTGGTCGATCAAATCTTACGTAATCAGGAAGACCGTCCATTCTCTGAAACTTTCACAGGTCGAAGACTCGATCTGAAAGGGGGTTCttggagaagaaagaaagaaagagagagagtctGAGAAACAGCAAGTGAAACTAAATATTGAGACTTGAGAGATAAGGAGGCAGCGCGAAATTAGTTTCCTCGTTTTGATTGATTGTTTATGgacctttttaattttaatctgTTATTTTGGGCTTTTTTTTATTCTCCGGCTCACTTGTTTTTTATTGGGCTGACACATAGGACTTACCGTAAACAGCAAGAAAACGTTTATCTTCGGCAAAATCAAATGGTGGAAGCAGAGAAAACCATCGATGAAGTGAGGTtacttgcttcttcttcttaattCTTCTCTGAGCAGAACACCTGAACGCTTCtctaagaagaagaaaccaaacGTCAAAAACACATGCTCTTGCAATTGCAAGCAATCCCTGATCGTCATATATGAAGctgacacacactgacacacaagCCACATGTCATTACATTATCTCGCTGAAGCGTTTGAAATCACCGGTTGAAACCATTATAATAATTACTAACTACATGCTATGCTCTCATGGGAACattggtttttgttttgaaacccgacctgGACCCGCGATTGAACCGGTAAACCATGTGACCCAGAAAAAATTTAgtttgggttttgtgaaaaacccaatatttagaaacccgcaaaaaccaaCGAAAACTAATGTGATAAGGATACTTTCCTAATTCTAAGGAGCTTATGTTTAGCTAACTTTCCTATTCTTAGTTAGATAAGGATGTTAATGTTGTATATAAACACATCGTGGGTTAATGAATGAGATACACAATTCTATTCTACAATAttttatggtatcagagctaaaAGATCTAACCTAAATTTTTCTTCTAAACTTCTAAGCTTGCCgtttatttttctctttctaaTACTACAAACTCACGATGTCTCTTGATTCTACTGCAACAAACCAAGAAGCATCAACAGAAGTTTCTCCCTATCGTCTACATCCTTCTGACAATCCAGGGGCTTTGATTACATCTGTTCAACTTACTCATGATAATTATCCTGAATGGTCGACGGAACTTCGTAATTCTCTACAAGCAAAGCAGAAGATTGGTTTTATTGATGGAACAATTCCTAAACCAGCGGATGATCATCCTGACCTTGGACGCTGGCTTGCTGCGAACTCTATGATTGTCGGATGGATACGCACATCAATTGACGCAAAAGTGCGTTCTACTGTGACTCATGTTCCTGACGCTTCCAAGCTATGGGAAACGTTGAGGTTCCGCTTCTCCGTTAAAAACGGAACTCGTATTCATCAACTACAGGATGCAATTACTAACTGCAAACAAGATGGCAAATCTGTTCTCGACTATTATGGAAGGCTGAGTAAACTTTGGGAAGAACTTCAAAACTTGAAAAGTACACGTACATGTACGTGTGCAGCAGCGGCGgatattgaaaaagaaaaagaagatgcCAAAGTTCATAAGTTTCTCTTTGGCCTCGATGATTCTCGTTTTCAGTCTATCCGATCTCGTATTACCGACGAAGAACCATTACCGGACCTTAATATTGTCTACTCGCGTGTCATTCGTGAGGAACAAAATATGGTCACCACACGATCTAAAGAAGAACGTTCGGATGCACTTGGATTCTCCATTAAAACAGAGGGGTCCAAGAATTCTTCTACAATCTCATCGGACTCTGCTCCACCTCGATACAGGGATCCGTCTCGTTCGTGCACACACTGTGGCCGTAGTGGGCATGACGTCTCTGAATGCTTTCTTGTTCATGGATTTCCCGACTGGTACAACGAGCAACAACGACATAATAACTCCTCGTCTGGTAATCGTGGGGGTCGTGGTGGTCGCTCGACTGGTGGCAGGGGACGCGGAAGAGGGCGTGCGAATGCAGCACATACAACTCCTCCTATCAACTCCGAACAGATTGCCTCTTTAATCTCTCTACTTCAAAATCAGCAGAGCAATTTGTCTTCCGAACGGTTGTCGGGTAAAACAACTCTTACTGATGTAATTATTGATACTGGTGCCTCGCACCACATGACGGGTGACTTATCATTACTTCGAGATGTCTACGATATACCtacctcctcagttacctttccTAATGGTCGCCGTTCTCATGCGACTAAACATGGCACGCTTGTACTAAGCGAACATTATTCTCTACATGGAGTTCTTTATGTGCCGGATTTTACATGCACCTTGATATCAGTTTCTAAGTTACTTAAGCAGACGGGTTGTATTGCAATCTTTACTGATACATTGTGTGTTTTACAGGACCGTTTTTCGAGGACTCTGATTGGAGCAGGTGAGGAACGTGAGGGGGTGTACTATTTTACGGGAGTCAAAGTTGCACGTGTCCATGGAGCTGCTAAGTCGTCACCTTCTACCTCAGTTTTATGGCATCGTCGTCTTGGACATCCTTCCTATAAAGTTTTATCTACTCTACCGGTGTTTGATTCTCTCAAGATTGATTTTTCTGATTCTAGTCAGTGTGATGTTTGTTTTCGAGCCAAACAAACTCGGAAAACTTTTCCTGATAGTATTAATAAAGCTTCTAGACCTTTCTCTTTAATTCATTGTGATGTTTGGGGTCCATATCGTACACCAGCTTCTTGTGGCGCAGTTTATTTTTTGACTATTGTTGATGACTTCTCACGTGCTGTGTGGACATATTTGATGCTTGAAAAATCTGAAGTGGCCAATCTCCTACAAAACTTTTGCGCAATGAGTGTGCGACAGTTCGGGCATCAAGTTCAAATCATTCGGTCTGATAATGGCACAGAATTTATGGTTCTCAAAACATACTTTCGAAATAATGGGATCATACACCAGACATCCTGTGTTGATACGCCACAACAAAATGGGCG comes from Brassica rapa cultivar Chiifu-401-42 chromosome A02, CAAS_Brap_v3.01, whole genome shotgun sequence and encodes:
- the LOC103853749 gene encoding uncharacterized protein LOC103853749, whose protein sequence is MDGLPDYYRAIVEECIENNLTKDETERYVEEVHQIPIQDTNRVWDHLERTNPDLFIAYHARIREHNARMRERNARIPKRVAKPSSPPEVTSARRRKMRGTKKEYRLSPNTTRALLTAINVPDASPQEAASSANALENQNLQASQQQPAYPNDFWQQLLSTLGQIKSNTQYLNTLGQIQSNTDQMLKLLTDGHGFGPHLSAARSSKRQRVGEAEERGKNEEAEKLQQKEEGDDNEAEKPRENERAGDEEAEKLQENERGDNEEAEKLQEKEEGNDGEAEKLQD